The genomic window tcCTTGTCCAAAGTATTTAGTATGTCTTAGATCTTTGTTTACTTTCTAtttgggtgtgctactggatttTCAGTAGTTATATTTTGGCGTCTAGAAACAGAGAACTTAGATTGAGGATTCATCCTCATTTAAgagtttgagagaatttttaATTGTTTTAAAGCGATAAAGTTAGATATCTTGGAGAATCGTTctttataaaattagggttttatagaTTTTAAACGATTTACTCATAGTTGAGATTGGAGACATAGGAGAAAGGGTAGTATTTGAGTGTTGCATCGTAGGGTTGGTTAAGATTGAAAGAACAAAGTTGATTTGGAGATATCAATTCGAGAAATAGTTGATGGCTAGGACACCAGATCGAGCGAGGCACATGGTAGAAACGAGGAGAAGCAAACTTTTAGAAGCGAAAAGAGGAGGAGGAATGGAAAGGGGAGAAACGTAGGTTGCAGGAGGAAGACGCGGTGTGAACCAAAGACAGAATGAAGAGGCTGGTGAAAATGACTTCAAAGAGGGATCAATGCGTACCTGTGGCACTGATACCATCATAGGAGAAGAACCAACCCATGAAGAGATGGAGGAGAATATCAACGAAGAACATATGGTGATGGAACAGTTAAGGGAGACACTCCGCCTCGAGAGGGAATGATACACGGATCTAGCGGAGCAACACACTAGGCTGGTGAGGAAAAATTCTATGTTGACGCTACAGAATCGCCAACACAATGAGGGAGGAGCAGCGGATGCCACGGACTCGGAAGCGAAAATAATATCGACGAGAGAAGAAGAGCCGCGACGTAGGAGGTACGCTTATGAGGACGACGGAGGAGAACGAAGAAGGAGGCAACGAAGATAAAGTAGTGAAGAAAGAGATCTGAGAAGAGCATTGGAGATAACAAGATGGGAAGATCAAAGAAGAAGatatgaagaagaaaggagacTAGAAGAGGGAAGGAGAAACGAATTTGAAAGGAGGCAAGAATAGGAAAGGAAACACGAAGTAAACCGGAGATACGAGGAAGGAATAAGATGTGGGAAAGGAAGGCACGACGACATGAGAGGCAATCATCatgaagaaaatgaaagaaaTCTGAATCAAAAGGTCTTGAACGAGTTGCGAGATATGAGAACATTGATAAACAATTCTCGAAGAAGCAGTAGAGTGCAGATGGCGgaagcaatggaagaagatgactAATCTCCATTCACCTACGAGATAATGTACATGGACATTCCTGAGAAATGTGTACTACCAACGTTCGCAAGCATATTCGGCGGGTCAGAGAGTGCCGTGCACAACTTAAAACAATACACTCTTTCATTAATGCAATGGGGACGAAATGATGCGGTACTTTGTAAGTATTTCCCTGCGAGCTTAACTGGAGAAGCGTTGGCTTGGTTTGATGGGATACCGGAAAGATCGATTTCGTCATTCAAAGACCTGCAGAGAATATTCTTGAAAACCTATATAAGCAACAACATGCTGAGGCGAGGGATTGAGACTCTGTTCAACCTGAGGCGAAAACCGACGGAAAGCCTGCGAAGATTGGTAACAAGCTGGAGAACAATATGTAGTGAGCTCGCAGGGAGAGTCGATGAGAAAATTTTTATCCTAGCCTTTGTGAACGCTTTAATCCCGACTGACCTACTGTACACCCAAATATTCATAATCCGGAACTCATTGACAATGAATGAATTAAGGGAGTatcaagaagaatacatagctTTGGAGGAGAAGCATAGGCAAGTCAGCGAAGTAACACCAATCCCGGCAAAGGAAGAAAATTCAAGACTGTTACCAAGAACAGTGCATGTCGTGGAGGATGATCCGAAATATGAAAAAGGGGAACCTTCAACTCCAATCCCTGCGAAATTGGTAGTTGTGTCAAGCAGAGATCAAGAATTGATcgatcaacaaaggtatgaggaGTCAAGAAGAAGGAATTACGAACCACGAAGTCATAACACGGGATATCAACAAAGAAGAAATCAAGGACCAAGATTTGGAGAGCGAAGACAGAATGCACCAGGTTTCGAAGACGGGAAGCTTCCTAGACTCAACACAACTGTAGAAAATGTAGGGGAAGCAATAGTGTTGACATAGGAGATCCCACCCCCACCAAATATGGGAAGAGAACCACCTTCGGGGAGCAGGAGTCATGAATTCTGCAGATATCATCATTTTCACGGGCATCACACAAATGACTGTCGAAACATCCGAAGAATTATACTTCGTCTAGTAGAACAGAGAAAGCTCGCACATTTTCTCGAGAGTTATGtgcctccaccaccacctccacctcgtTAAAATCAACAAGTGTACCGAATTGAAATAGATCGGGGAACCCAAAAATTGGACTGTAATTCGATAATACATTCAACCAAGAGCATCCGAAATTTCCATGATAACATGCTCAAGAGGGTTCATAAGAGAGACCTCGAGGGAAATGAGATATTCAGTATCGCGAAGAAAGAAGCATTAGAAGAGTGGCAAAAGAGAGAgataacattctcaacaaaagatGCACCTGAAGGAGGAGATTCGCATATGAACCCGTTGGTCATAACCTTGAACTTTGGAAAATACTCAAAATGGAAGGATGATCATGGCAAGAAACAGAAAATTTGGGAAATAGACAGAATATTGGTAGACACGGGGAGTTCGGTTGACATACTCTTTTATCATGCGTTTAGAACCATCGGGTACAAAGATTCCGACCTTGTGCCATCGACATACaacatatatgggttcaacaGGGTTGCATCAAAGCCAAATGGAGAGCTAGTTGTAAAAATATTCGCCGGCGAGTTGGGGACAAAAGTTACAGTCTATGTGATAGATATAGATTCTTCTTATAATGCTCTTATAGTCCGGCCATGGATACATGGGATAAAAGAAGTGGCATCGACATATCATCAGGCCATACGATTCCCCATGCCTAGTACGGCAGGCGAGATCAGAGGAGATCTAAAGGACGCAAGAGATTGTAACAAGAAGGATGTCCATAATTACGATAAGAAACTAAGAAGAAAGatagaacaaaagaagaaggcGTGCGAAGCAAAAAGGGTGGAGCAGTTGATGGTATTCACAATTGAGGTAAGTGAAGAACAAACTACTTTAGAAAGGGGtacagaagaggaagaaaagatgTTGGTTTCCAATGAAAAGGACCGTGAGATGATTGCGGAGAGGGAAGGTCAGGATGAGATAAAGCATAGTGGAAAAACGAAGAAGGGAAAGGTAGTTGATAGAAACGAAGTAACAAAACATGAGAAAG from Papaver somniferum cultivar HN1 unplaced genomic scaffold, ASM357369v1 unplaced-scaffold_19, whole genome shotgun sequence includes these protein-coding regions:
- the LOC113338576 gene encoding uncharacterized protein LOC113338576, with the protein product MYMDIPEKCVLPTFASIFGGSESAVHNLKQYTLSLMQWGRNDAVLCKYFPASLTGEALAWFDGIPERSISSFKDLQRIFLKTYISNNMLRRGIETLFNLRRKPTESLRRLVTSWRTICSELAGRVDEKIFILAFVNALIPTDLLYTQIFIIRNSLTMNELREYQEEYIALEEKHRQVSEVTPIPAKEENSRLLPRTVHVVEDDPKYEKGEPSTPIPAKLVVVSSRDQELIDQQRYEESRRRNYEPRSHNTGYQQRRNQGPRFGERRQNAPGFEDGKLPRLNTTVENVGEAIVLT